The following proteins come from a genomic window of Salvia hispanica cultivar TCC Black 2014 chromosome 4, UniMelb_Shisp_WGS_1.0, whole genome shotgun sequence:
- the LOC125218312 gene encoding box C/D snoRNA protein 1-like, whose product MEEKQEQVTSSDNKPNPNLCNECNINASKYKCPGCSLRTCSLSCVNSHKQRTACTGKRPLTNFVPISQFDDNQLVSDYKMLEDVKRIADCAQRTRVAVCGSSHFRLPHPLKHLRGAAASRRIKLLFLSSGMSRRVKNKTFYNHRKKSISWTVEWRFHSTDVVLLDHGIHENSTFFSVIENHLKPGPWNHQLKQFCDESIDSLKFFIRKYPKGPKSPFCQLDINAPIHEQLANIVILEYPVIHVFLPSHSYDFDVIQVANRSKVEPAQRDYPSPKGVTFKEEEIEDGGSPDPLVSDLLSHKIKGTESLPSQLVHSPRAVKAVGSADPDSRRDTYTITTEDKKGSSRSCIEELAEISDLDIDFESGFIDVYPNLDTADANSDEFLDFDRILLSKQMEIEEGEYLMEEELEEGEIA is encoded by the exons ATGGAGGAGAAACAAGAACAAGTGACATCTTCAGACAACAAACCGAACCCTAATTTATGTAATGAGTGCAACATTAATGCATCAAAGTACAAGTGTCCAGGATGCTCACTCCGCACATGTAGCCTCTCTTGTGTCAATTCCCACAAGCAGCGTACTGCCTGCACTGGGAAACGACCACTTACTAATTTTGTCCCGATTTCCCAATTCGATGATAACCAGCTTGTTTCAG ATTATAAAATGCTTGAGGATGTGAAGCGAATTGCTGATTGTGCTCAGAGGACCAGAGTTGCGGTGTGTGGGAGTTCTCATTTTAGGCTTCCCCACCCCCTCAAACATCTTCGGGGTGCTGCTGCAAGTCGTAggataaaattactttttctttccagTGGAATGTCAAGGAGAGTGAAGAACAAGACTTTCTACAACCATAG GAAAAAATCCATATCTTGGACTGTCGAATGGCGGTTTCATTCCACTGATGTTGTGCTCCTTGATCATGG AATACACGAAAATTCCACTTTCTTTTCCGTGATTGAGAACCACTTAAAGCCTGGTCCTTGGAACCACCAGTTGAAACAATTCTGCGATGAGAGCATAGATTCTCTTAAATTTTTCATCCGCAAGTACCCAAAG GGACCAAAATCACCTTTTTGCCAACTAGACATAAACGCTCCAATCCACGAGCAGTTAGCCAATATAGTCATTCTGGAATATCCGGTTATCCATGTCTTTCTACCCTCACACAGCTATGATTTTGATGTAATACAAGTTGCCAATCGGAGCAAAGTGGAGCCTGCTCAACGTGATTACCCAAGTCCTAAAGGCGTAACTTTTAAGGAGGAAGAAATCGAAGATGGGGGCTCTCCAGATCCACTTGTCTCGGATTTGTTGAGTCATAAGATAAAGGGAACTGAGTCTCTACCAAGCCAGTTGGTTCACAGCCCACGAGCTGTCAAAGCAGTGGGTTCAGCCGATCCAGATTCTCGCCGTGATACATACACCATCACGACTGAAGATAAAAAAGGCAGCAGCCGTTCCTGCATTGAGGAGTTGGCTGAAATTTCTGATCTGGATATTGATTTTGAGTCTGGTTTTATTGATGTATACCCAAATCTGGATACTGCAGATGCCAACTCTGATgagtttcttgattttgatcGGATACTATTATCCAAACAAATGGAAATCGAGGAAGGAGAATATTTAATGGAGGAAGAACTAGAGGAGGGAGAGATAGCATAA
- the LOC125223641 gene encoding pathogenesis-related thaumatin-like protein 3.5 translates to MAVILKLKLFSLLIIGKLSISSGAIFTLQNSCSYTIWPGTLSGNGAAVLGGGGFALPPGGTIQLPAPPGWSGRVWARTGCNFDAAGNGQCATGDCGVGIKCIGGGAPPASLVEFTLGGDAAAKDFYDVSLVDGYNVGLGVRPSGGTGDCQNAGCVTDLNASCPNELRVETGGGVVACKSACAAFNTPEYCCSGEHATPDKCSPTQYSRIFKAACPTAYSYAYDDASSTCTCAGADYLITFCPTG, encoded by the exons ATGGCAGTTATTCTCAAACTCAagcttttctctctcttaatcatag gaaaattatcaatttcttCGGGGGCGATTTTCACTCTCCAAAATAGCTGTAGCTACACAATCTGGCCGGGAACTCTCTCCGGCAACGGCGCCGCCGTACTCGGAGGCGGCGGCTTCGCCTTGCCACCGGGAGGCACAATCCAGCTTCCGGCGCCGCCGGGCTGGTCGGGCCGCGTGTGGGCAAGAACCGGATGCAACTTCGACGCCGCCGGAAACGGCCAATGCGCCACCGGAGACTGCGGCGTCGGGATCAAGTGCATCGGCGGCGGCGCGCCGCCGGCCAGCCTGGTGGAGTTCACCCTCGGTGGCGATGCGGCCGCCAAGGACTTCTACGACGTGAGCCTCGTCGACGGCTACAACGTGGGGCTCGGCGTCCGGCCGTCGGGCGGGACCGGCGACTGCCAGAACGCCGGGTGCGTGACCGACCTCAACGCGAGCTGCCCGAATGAGCTGCGCGTTGAGACCGGCGGCGGGGTGGTGGCGTGCAAGAGCGCCTGCGCCGCCTTCAACACCCCCGAATACTGCTGTAGTGGCGAGCACGCGACTCCGGATAAGTGCTCACCAACGCAGTACTCGAGGATTTTCAAGGCGGCGTGCCCCACGGCGTATAGCTACGCGTACGACGACGCGTCGAGCACGTGCACGTGCGCCGGGGCAGATTATCTCATTACTTTTTGCCCGACGGGCTGA